A region of the Prevotella melaninogenica genome:
GATGAAGAAGACAATATCTACGGCGTAGACTTTGAGGCTGTCTATGCCAAAGCAATGGCACAGAAAGATTATTACAAGGCTGTTCGAATTGTCTATCTGCGTACACTTCGTTGGTTGTCAGATGGTAATAAGATTAGTTGGCAGCTCTATAAGACCCCAACTCAATACACTCGTGAGTTCCTATCTGTAGACTTTGAAAGAATGACTACTGCTTTTATGCGTGTAAGATATGGTAATTATCAAGCTTCGGAGGAGTTGGTAAAGCTGATGACAGACTTGGAAAGCAAGATAAAGGAAGGAGGTAAGGAATGAACAAAAGGTTTTGGTTCTTTGTAGCTGGGTTCCTTGTCTTCGTTTTCCTATTAGAGTGGAATGCGCCTTCAAAGTTTGTTTGGGATCCAACCTTCAATCATTACGATAAGCAGCCATTTGGTTGTGCGGTGTTCGACTCACTGATGGAGAAGTCAACTCCTGCTGGCTATGAGGTGACACGGAAGACTTTCTCACAATTGGAACGTGAGGGTTACGGTAAGAAACCGCATGCTTTCTTGGTTCTGTCAAACGGAGTTGAACTAACAGAAACAGATATTCGGGCTTTAGACAAGCTTTTGAAGAATGGTAATAAGGTCTTTATTGCAACGTCTTATTTGATGTTTGACTCTTTAAATCCAGACTTTAATGTAAGTGTATATGGGAAAGGTGTATTCTCTCCTTTGCAGGTTCAGAATTCAATAAAGAATCAGTCTATTCCCTACGACACCTTAGTTTTCCCTCGACAGTTGCCTTATCAGGAAAAAGAATACCATGTCTATTCTGCTATGACGGGTAGTTATGTAGTAGTAGAAGGGAAAGTTACGTGTGATACTTTGGTTAAAAGTTGGGTTTCAGAGGAGGAATCTGATTCTACAGAAGGCTATTGGGAGCCACGTATAGTTAGCATTAAACGAGGAAAGGGAGAACTCTTCCTTTCTTGTGAACCATTATTGATGACCAATTATGGCATCCTCGATACTGAGACAAACGAACTCGTTTTCCGTTTGATGTCACAGTTTAGAGGCTTACCTATTATCCGCTCTGAAGCATACGGTCCTGAGACGGAATTTGAAACGAATACTCCACTACGCTTCTGGTTGCAAAATGAGCCGCTACGATGGGCAATCTATCTCACCTTAGGTGGACTATTGCTCTTCTGTATATTCTACGCACGTAGACGACAGCGTGTTATCCCTGTGGTAGAAGAGCCTGCTAATCGTTCGTTGGAGTTTGTGAAGTTGATAGGAACCCTTTATCATCAGAAGCATATTAATAGTGACTTGCTGCAGAAAAAGTATAGTTACTTTGCAGAGACGTTGCGTCGTATGACGATGATAGATGTCGAGGATGTTGAGTCAAGGAAGGAGAATATAGCACAGATAGCCATTCGAACAGGAATGCCAGAGGCTGAAGTGCGAATGATACTTGACCGTGTCGAACGTTATTTGCAGGGTAATGATGAACTGAAAGATACTGCTCTGCGAAAGGTAATAGATGGTATGGATATGATAATCAATAAGCTATAAACGCTATGGATGAGCAAAATAAAAATGTAATTGAAGAGCAAACAATAAATAAGATGGAAGAGAATAAAGAAGTAAGAACCGACCTTGCTGCATTCAGTGAAAAGGTGATGCAGTTGCGGGGAGAGATAAGTAAGGTTATTGTTGGGCAGCAGGAGGCAGTTGCTCTGTTGTTAACAGCGATTCTTGCAGATGGTCATGTGCTGATAGAAGGTGTGCCAGGAGTTGCAAAAACCTTGTTGGCACGTCTGATGTCACGTCTGATTGATGCACGTTTCAGTCGTATTCAATTCACGCCAGACCTCATGCCAAGTGATGTACTTGGTACGACTGTTTTCAATATGAAGACCTCTGAGTTCGACTTCCATGAAGGTCCTGTGTTCTCAGATCTCGTCCTTGTAGATGAAATCAATCGTGCCCCTGCAAAGACACAGGCAGCTCTTTTCGAGGTAATGGAGGAACGTCAGGTGACGATTGATGGTACAACTCGTCGTATGAGCGATGTCTATTCTATTATTGCGACACAGAATCCAGTAGAACAAGAAGGTACTTATCGTCTACCAGAGGCTCAGCTCGACCGTTTCCTCTTTAAGATAAGCATGGGTTATCCTTCTGTTGATGAGGAAATGAACATCCTTAAGCGTCATCAGGAGAAGCGAAACCTCATAAAGTTGGAAGATGTTAAGCCAGTACTTACTATTGACGAACTTCTGCAGATGCGCAAGAAGCTTGATACTGTATTCGTAGAGGAGAGCCTTTTAGGCTATATTGCAAACATCGTACAGCAGACTCGTACCTCAAAGGCTGTCTATCTCGGTGCCAGTCCACGTGCTTCTGTGGCCATGCTCAATGCTGCTAAGGCTTCAGCTTTGTTGGGTGGTCGTGACTTTGTAACACCTGAAGACATCAAGTTTGTTACTCCAAGTATTCTTCAACATCGTCTTATCCTCACTGCTGAGGCAGAAATGGAGGGATACACTCCATTCAAGGTTGCACAGAAGTTGATTGACAAGGTGGAAGTTCCTAAGTAATGAGGTTAGCCGAGAAGCACTCA
Encoded here:
- a CDS encoding DUF4129 domain-containing protein, yielding MLQPLSDTLSCDSALLHQYRSDDAYNYARELQAPELGWWDWLMSKIGEFLSEIFNIQGKGDFRIVIYIILALAIIALIAFILYRYQFKLFGKAGKVANENDEEDNIYGVDFEAVYAKAMAQKDYYKAVRIVYLRTLRWLSDGNKISWQLYKTPTQYTREFLSVDFERMTTAFMRVRYGNYQASEELVKLMTDLESKIKEGGKE
- a CDS encoding DUF4350 domain-containing protein, coding for MNKRFWFFVAGFLVFVFLLEWNAPSKFVWDPTFNHYDKQPFGCAVFDSLMEKSTPAGYEVTRKTFSQLEREGYGKKPHAFLVLSNGVELTETDIRALDKLLKNGNKVFIATSYLMFDSLNPDFNVSVYGKGVFSPLQVQNSIKNQSIPYDTLVFPRQLPYQEKEYHVYSAMTGSYVVVEGKVTCDTLVKSWVSEEESDSTEGYWEPRIVSIKRGKGELFLSCEPLLMTNYGILDTETNELVFRLMSQFRGLPIIRSEAYGPETEFETNTPLRFWLQNEPLRWAIYLTLGGLLLFCIFYARRRQRVIPVVEEPANRSLEFVKLIGTLYHQKHINSDLLQKKYSYFAETLRRMTMIDVEDVESRKENIAQIAIRTGMPEAEVRMILDRVERYLQGNDELKDTALRKVIDGMDMIINKL
- a CDS encoding AAA family ATPase, giving the protein MEENKEVRTDLAAFSEKVMQLRGEISKVIVGQQEAVALLLTAILADGHVLIEGVPGVAKTLLARLMSRLIDARFSRIQFTPDLMPSDVLGTTVFNMKTSEFDFHEGPVFSDLVLVDEINRAPAKTQAALFEVMEERQVTIDGTTRRMSDVYSIIATQNPVEQEGTYRLPEAQLDRFLFKISMGYPSVDEEMNILKRHQEKRNLIKLEDVKPVLTIDELLQMRKKLDTVFVEESLLGYIANIVQQTRTSKAVYLGASPRASVAMLNAAKASALLGGRDFVTPEDIKFVTPSILQHRLILTAEAEMEGYTPFKVAQKLIDKVEVPK